The Epinephelus lanceolatus isolate andai-2023 chromosome 13, ASM4190304v1, whole genome shotgun sequence genomic interval GAATCCTGGCTCAAGTCCTGCAGGCATCTCAGCCGCTGGCACGCTGTCAACAtttgaaagaaaacacactgagtTATAAAAGCTAAATTAGGCTCGGAGAGGGGCTAAACATTGGCTTTCTACTTATCTGATGAGTTGTGGTGGCACAAACACTTTGATGTTGAGACTGGGACTTCATGTTCTCAAAACTATTCACCCACATGCTCTCTTATCACTACAATCACTGAAACTCTAAAAAACtctaaaaaaactaaactaaaacaaacatggcggTGGAGCATTTGCatttcctcacacacactctctctgacTGTGGCAGGTCAAATTTAATTAGCTAATACTCACAACCACAGAAACCTCACCACTGCCCCAAACTGAAGTTCTGAAAACAAATGCAGTCATGTAGAGCGCCTGAGGAACACAGTGACAGGAGAGGTGGCGTTGTTACCTTGCTGCTCCAGCAGTGCGTTCTGCCTCTTCAGGTCGTCGATGTCCTGCTGGTGCGTGTGGTTTTTTCGCCTCATGTATTGGATGTACTCTGTGGCTTTGTCTAGGATTTGAGCTCGAGACGCCTGTTTGGTAGACTGCTGTTAGTGACACATGCAAAAATTGAAGCAATGACGCAAGTATACAGAGTTctcatcacatttttcacacagtCATAACTCCTATCATGATACTGCAGACTCAAACTACCACATGCCAAATCTAGGACACCgctgtgtgtttctgcacagCTTGCCTCCTCTTAACCTCTCAAAATTCCTGCGGCACTTCTGTCTGACATCCACAGGCTAGGTCACAACCCTGACACATTACTGTCAGCGTGTTCGCCGCGATTACAGCAAACAAAAGTGCCGCAGCAGCCCGTCAGCTGGCTGCAAATCAGCTCCTAAATCTTCacagaaaacagacatttgCTTCATCTCTAATTAATGCTGCCTCGCTGTAGAGCTTCTCTTTTGTCCACGAGCTATCTGGCACCGCCAATTATTGACTTAATATCAGCATCACAGAGATTTGTACtcattagggctgggtatcattttCTGTAGTAGTGTGGACACAAGATTCAAGTTTCTGTATCAATACCAAAACCCCAGTTTCATTCACTTTTTTATCACCTAAGAGCAAGTCGCCTTCCTGTTATGTtatacagtttatttaaaatctttattaaataaaaccctgtttggggcgtcggtggcttagtggtagagcaggcgccccatgtacaaggctgttgccgcagcagcccgggttcgaatccagcccgtggccctttgctgcatgtcatcccctctctctctccccctttcacgcttacctgtcctgtccaataaaggcaaaaatgccctaaaatatatctttaaaaaaataataaaataaaaccctgTTCAtaccaaagatttgcaatgaCAGGAGTTGAAACTTGTTCTGAAAATCTGCTAGTTTAATCCAACGCAAcgagatgagatggtgtatcgtCTCCATAGctacaactctctgtacttgtGTTCAATTTCTAGCTTGTTGGGAGCAAGTAACGACTGAGGCCTttgtgtttctgagtgtgaCATGCACACATAAACCCAACAGCAGCATAGATTTTAATTGTGGAGCACGTCAGCCATCgtattgattaaaaaaagaaagcgaAACAATGGTGGGGGCAGAGGGCAAGTAATATAACTGGTTTATTACCTAACcctgtagccctttttacacagagactgCATTATAGGGCTGCAATGAAGTCCCTTCATCACACCTGCTTTGCTCTTTTATACAGAACTAAACAACAGCAATATCATGGCGCCCAAGTCTGTGATTTTAGACTGCATGTCAGCGTCCTGAAAGCTAAAGAGGTGACAGGCGTGACGTAACAACAGTGTCAGCCTCTAGTTTGACATATAACAGTTGCATCGACAGCGCTTTAATGGGATAATGTGGCAATACCAATCATTTGCCGTCTCTGTCATGTGGCAGCTGATCTCGCCCTCTGGTTGGAGgctaaggagctcctggacttctttgttttcccaatttgcaaacattttcagttgctgttcatcttctttgagttagctgctagctatatttttaaagcggctgtacacatgctgggttttttgcaccctcaaatttattgttttcaatgtagatgcaCGGCAGGCAAGCTCAAACGCCAAAGCGATGCCGTctagttcaacttttggaatgcagcagcgcACACTGCacgtcatgtgacgaggaacaaccaatcgcAATCGACTTCAATCAATAAATatagtctgataaatacggaaaagttgatcatgttagtgcagggctactcAGAGCTTTTCTTCTGTCCTACgtacaataggcctacacacttataaacagtgcctggaagaagatcagctctgcacttaGGATTTTAGGTAAAAaggctatgatacagtgcttgttaaggttgctttgcaacctcagacacaacctgtcATCGAAgtcttgaaagctggctcaaaaaggcacaaaagtagcgcCCAGTGCCTGACATCGCATTTTCCAGGCAGTTTaagacgtggcatgtgtacggccccttagtCTCCCAGCAGTGGGTCACATATTTAACAcgtcattaaaatgtcacaccCGTCCCATtctgctggctgtcccttttacacagacatcaattctgcactgttactacctccgctGCTGGCTTTCAgacaagacaactctgtcccacTATTCCGTGACCGTACCTTTTAGACAGAATGGCAAGGTGGAATAACTCCGCAACAtccccaccttgaacaggcagtgttaAAGGGCCCCGTGTAACAATGGTGACACCAACTACCACAGCAGTCTTGAGAACTTGATGCTACAGACAGATTTTAGTCTGTAAAAAGTACTTGAGGTTTGGTACCCAGCCCTAATACTCTCTTAATATTCTGTTTCCTCTCACAGGAAGAAAAATGCTGCATGCTGGCCCTAAATCAGAGCTATAATGGCAGGATGGTCctgggagagaagagagggtCGAGCACTGAGGCAGCTGTAACCCAACACTTCTTACAAATGATCAGCAAATGTCCCTCACATCATCTCATCAGCCCCCCGCCCCTCACACGGTGTCAGAGCCATGAACTGGTCTTTAAGGGGAAACTAAAACCCTGTGTGCCCAGTTCCTGAACCAGCTCTCCAAATATTCTCAATGTCATGGATGtcaaaacaggaagagagcaACAAAATTTCCCCATAATAACTTCCTGATGCTGGTCcaagtatttagactgcatcacTGTTTCGCTGCTGCCAATCTGCACTCGTCCTCCACCATCTGCCCTCCGCCCAGTCCCTTCAACTACTTCTctccactgacacacacacagccaagtAAAGACATCTGCATCTCTGTACATTCATTAAAATTACATCATGGCAGAAACACACTCATCCCTAAATATCCTCTGCTGTAAAGACCTCACAGAACATACCACAGTATTATACTTCACCTTTTAGtaaaaacaacatggcaaaaGTTCAAAAATTTCTTACATGAGAGCCTGAACATCGTGTGCCTGGAGGAGCTGCAGGCTGAGCTGTACCAACCTTTTCTCCCTGCAGGGCAGGTACCGAGTCCCGGAGGCTGTGAAAGCTGTCTTTGATGTGGTCCCTACGTTTGCGCTCCAGTGCATTGTGGTGTGCCCGTTT includes:
- the max gene encoding protein max isoform X2, translated to MSDNDDIEVDSDEDSPRYHCVADKRAHHNALERKRRDHIKDSFHSLRDSVPALQGEKVGTAQPAAPPGTRCSGSHASRAQILDKATEYIQYMRRKNHTHQQDIDDLKRQNALLEQQVRALEKVKGSAQLQASYSSSDSSLYTNPKGSAVSAFDGGSDSSSESEAESEPPNRKKLRVEAS
- the max gene encoding protein max isoform X1, encoding MSDNDDIEVDSDEDSPRYHCVADKRAHHNALERKRRDHIKDSFHSLRDSVPALQGEKVGTAQPAAPPGTRCSGSHQSTKQASRAQILDKATEYIQYMRRKNHTHQQDIDDLKRQNALLEQQVRALEKVKGSAQLQASYSSSDSSLYTNPKGSAVSAFDGGSDSSSESEAESEPPNRKKLRVEAS
- the max gene encoding protein max isoform X3, which codes for MSDNDDIEVDSDADKRAHHNALERKRRDHIKDSFHSLRDSVPALQGEKVGTAQPAAPPGTRCSGSHQSTKQASRAQILDKATEYIQYMRRKNHTHQQDIDDLKRQNALLEQQVRALEKVKGSAQLQASYSSSDSSLYTNPKGSAVSAFDGGSDSSSESEAESEPPNRKKLRVEAS
- the max gene encoding protein max isoform X6 — translated: MSDNDDIEVDSDADKRAHHNALERKRRDHIKDSFHSLRDSVPALQGEKQSTKQASRAQILDKATEYIQYMRRKNHTHQQDIDDLKRQNALLEQQVRALEKVKGSAQLQASYSSSDSSLYTNPKGSAVSAFDGGSDSSSESEAESEPPNRKKLRVEAS